In a genomic window of Mycosarcoma maydis chromosome 5, whole genome shotgun sequence:
- a CDS encoding uncharacterized protein (related to PCP1 - mitochondrial serine protease): MGPMLTARPTLIALQSSMSADAGGMCLASSWHVSSAECRNVTRSASTLVTAMVKTTEPARLEACSSFLRTFSTSSLAPIMSALSAPSSMTSLLLSKMPRLRSQDIPGRMTSRERRRASALLDRSKRPPSASGSTANASAHSRGGGGGGGPPQLWRRQPRSSTAMSSLGSLIALSDQRLFSHLPANFVLYTIIALNVLVFVGWMYASESLRRFSDPRAYIFLSKNFLSGLTNVSDGRWWTMLTSCVSHEELNHFLLNMVSLAFMAPPVLALTGPTTFVLLYFGAGMVSSIVSMIGKALVPPATQQKRGSFSHGASGSVYAIMSTFACVHPTATFLIFFVIPAPAWACVSGIFAWDLWHAAKTPKGRTDSAGHVGGILAGILFWRFGLRGVRLR; the protein is encoded by the coding sequence ATGGGTCCAATGTTGACTGCAAGACCGACATTGATAGCGCTGCagtcgagcatgtcggctgatgctggtggtatgtgcttggcatcgtcATGGCATGTTTCTTCTGCCGAATGTCGGAACGTGACAAGGTCAGCTTCAACACTCGTAACAGCCATGGTCAAGACAACAGAGCCAGCTCGATTAGAGGCGTGTTCATCGTTTCTGCGCACATTCAGTACATCCTCGCTTGCCCCGATAATGTCAGCTTTGAGCGCACCGTCGAGCATGACGAgcctgctgctttcgaAAATGCCCCGGTTGCGGTCGCAGGATATTCCTGGTCGAATGACGAGTCGCGAACGTCGGCGAGCATCGGCTCTGTTGGATCGATCCAAACGCCCACCCTCGGCGTCTGGTAGCACGGCCAACGCGTCCGCGCACAGCCGcggaggaggcggtggtggaggacCACCACAACTGTGGCGGCGTCAACCACGTTCGTCGACTGCAATGTCAtcgctcggctcgctcaTCGCGCTGTCGGACCAGAGGCTGTTCTCGCATCTGCCTGCCAACTTTGTGCTGTACACCATCATTGCGCTCAACGTGCTCGTCTTCGTAGGTTGGATGTACGCCTCGGAATCGCTGCGCAGATTCTCGGATCCACGAGCGTACATCTTTCTCAGTAAAAACTTCCTCTCTGGCCTCACCAACGTATCAGACGGTCGATGGTGGACCATGCTCACTTCGTGCGTTTCGCACGAGGAGCTGAATCATTTTTTGCTCAACATGGTTTCACTCGCATTTATGGCACCTCCCGTGCTCGCTCTTACCGGTCCAACGACTTTCGTCCTGCTCTATTTTGGCGCTGGCATggtgagcagcatcgtcagcaTGATCGGTAAGGCGCTCGTACCACCAGCAACACAGCAAAAGCGCGGATCATTTAGCCACGGCGCAAGTGGATCAGTATATGCGATCATGTCGACGTTTGCGTGCGTACATCCAACGGCGACGTTCTTGATCTTTTTCGTGATCCCAGCACCGGCTTGGGCTTGCGTCAGCGGCATCTTCGCTTGGGACCTTTGGCACGCTGCTAAGACGCCGAAAGGCAGGACGGACAGTGCAGGTCACGTCGGTGGAATCTTGGCTGGCATCCTGTTTTGGAGATTCGGATTGAGAGGTGTTCGTCTACGATAG
- a CDS encoding uncharacterized protein (related to PLP1 - protein involved in actin and tubulin folding), producing the protein MTEASATTYEPTASNYTASTSTLIESSTTYHVDKSGRDLDDDDDDNDEDDDEKLFAELDKELDMMEDESNFGHHGGDTVASFDMAEFRERRMEELRQEIAAQRSASDSESPLSSIQHTTTASMKGLLTEITNEKDLISFSSTERQVAIHFFHPKFQRCSLLDRHLTVLARLHPTTLFLKANVLNCPFLTQKLNVSVLPCLITFKDGISKDKIVGFEELGNSDKFSTGALEWRLGQSGIIDPRENRKPIFGFSESNGGGDTVGKGVVGARKDIEDDFWDDE; encoded by the exons ATGACAGAAGCGTCAGCAACTACATACGAGCCGACAGCGTCCAACTACACTGCCTCGACGTCTACACTTATCGAATCTTCTACGACCTACCATGTGGACAAGTCAGGACGCGATttggacgatgacgacgatgataacgacgaagatgacgatgaaaAGTTATTCGCTGAACTCGATAAGGAGCTCGATATGATGGAGGACGAATCAAATTTCGGTCATCATGGCGGCGATACCGTTGCTAGCTTTGACATGGCCGAGTTCAGAGAGCGCAGAATGGAGGAGCTTCGACAAGA AATTGCAGCACAAAGGTCCGCCTCTGACTCGGAATCTCCCCTCTCTTCCATACAACACACTACGACTGCATCGATGAAAGGTCTACTGACCGAGATCACCAACGAGAAGGACCTGATCAGCTTCTCATCAACCGAAAGACAAGTAGCGATCCACTTTTTTCATCCCAAATTCCAGCGTTGCTCTCTGCTGGATCGACATCTCACCGTGCTCGCACGCCTGCACCCGACGACACTGTTCCTCAAAGCAAACGTTCTCAACTGTCCCTTTTTAACGCAAAAGCTCAACGTCTCGGTCCTACCTTGTCTGATCACTTTCAAAGATGGGATCAGTAAGGACAAGATTGTCGGTTTCGAAGAACTCGGTAACTCGGACAAGTTTTCGACGGGCGCGTTGGAGTGGAGGCTCGGCCAGAGCGGCATCATTGATCCGAGAGAGAACAGGAAGCCCATCTTTGGATTTAGTGAGAGCAATGGTGGAGGCGATACCGTGGGTAAAGGGGTGGTTGGGGCCAGGAAGGACATTGAGGATGACTTTTGGGACGATGAGTAA
- a CDS encoding uncharacterized protein (related to YIH1), giving the protein MDDDTTASAVSSLITRIEAYVADSASFSIPGSWTRHGEWLKDEAQRINAAAQLAEELMALQSIYTQDAIHLLKITPLGGDASTLTDKQLGNEDGVEPNAWLPGCKLTLSISTEVESTEDEPIPIRVAITLPMFYPHSARPPQLQLLSRYIGGFSVDAKLFGEILRAFYHRIDDVAVQGIDTEETSTSTASSSARTDRVHWTSGEVVLFEGIEWVKEKVTVWWNEKEAERRKNAPSTTTQANAADASATNVTTYLDPFDPSQSAQRRNPFTGTLFQTEPIIERKSEFIGYAARITSPDQVASVLSHILSDKRVARATHPIINAWVCKAADGVVHRDCDDDGETAAGGRLAHLLSLLELENVIVVVTRWFGGVHLGPDRFKLINRAAREALDLGGFVGKNAVEGAGKGKGMGKRNS; this is encoded by the coding sequence ATGGACGATGATACGACTGCTTCGGCCGTGTCCAGTCTCATAACGCGTATCGAAGCGTATGTCGCTGATTCGGCGTCTTTCAGCATTCCCGGGTCATGGACAAGGCATGGAGAGTGGCTCAAAGATGAAGCACAACGCAtcaatgctgctgctcagctcgccgAAGAGCTCATGGCGTTACAGAGTATCTATACCCAAGATGCAATCCATCTGCTCAAAATCACACCTCTGGGCGGTGATGCATCTACTTTGACCGACAAACAGCTCGGAAACGAAGATGGCGTCGAGCCCAATGCATGGCTACCCGGGTGCAAGCTGACGCTATCCATATCTACCGAGGTCGAAAGTACAGAGGACGAGCCAATACCAATACGAGTCGCAATCACCCTACCAATGTTCTATCCGCACAGTGCAAGGCCTccacagctgcagcttctgTCGAGATATATTGGCGGGttcagcgtcgacgccaaacTGTTTGGAGAGATTCTGAGAGCGTTTTACCATCGCATTGACGATGTGGCTGTACAGGGGATTGATACAGAGGAGACAAGCACGAGTACTGCATCGAGCAGTGCTAGAACGGATAGAGTCCATTGGACATCTGGAGAGGTGGTGCTATTCGAAGGGATCGAGTGGGTCAAAGAGAAAGTGACAGTTTGGTGGAATGAAAAGGAAGCCGAACGGCGCAAAAATGCTCCTTCGACAACAACACAGGCTAATGCTGCAGACGCTTCAGCGACTAACGTCACCACTTACTTGGACCCATTCGATCCCTCACAAAgcgctcaacgacgaaATCCCTTCACTGGAACGCTCTTCCAAACCGAACCAATTATCGAGCGAAAATCCGAGTTCATTGGCTACGCTGCGCGCATCACTTCACCGGACCAAGTCGCCTCGGTGCTTTCACACATACTTTCGGACAAGCGAGTTGCGCGCGCAACACATCCCATCATCAACGCGTGGGTATGCAAAGCTGCCGACGGCGTCGTTCACCGTGACtgcgatgatgatggcgaaACTGCAGCGGGTGGCAGACTGGCACATTTGTTGAGCCTTTTGGAGCTGGAGAATGTCATTGTCGTCGTGACTCGGTGGTTCGGTGGTGTGCATCTGGGGCCGGATCGGTTCAAGCTGATAAACCGCGCTGCAAGGGAGGCTTTGGATTTGGGTGGCTTTGTCGGTAAGAACGCGGTCGAGGGTGCGGGAAAGGGCAAAGGGATGGGAAAGCGCAACTCATAA
- a CDS encoding uncharacterized protein (related to mixed-linked glucanase precursor MLG1) yields MLASSSHSVAAAVLLASSLVSTVSAATWSQSAVVKGNDFFNDFDWFTDKDPTNGLVNYQSQANARAQNLSFVDKQGHFVMAVSTTPVALQGRNSVRITSKNSYSDGVYVLNVTHVPLGCATWPAFWTVTENIDSWPNGGEIDIMENANDQYPANLVSVHTNTSCTIPTTISGQSGTVAYSNCSAYQPSNPGCRVETNGTSTPTWGRALNRAGGGIIAMERSFGTTGKGVRVWYFPNNKPSAIPSDLSSSSTTLSTDAWPTPNAYLPISSCYADFEPHKIVFDITLCGDWAGNSYNQSGCNAQYPSCSYQVGYRGESFNRSYWEVESLRLYTKGGDSANAAISPQSVNSSRQSSNKQSTQSSADSLLKHSWIIPSAAALVGSFAFVAAL; encoded by the coding sequence ATGCTGGCCTCTTCATCACACTCCGTCGCCGCAGCAGTTCTGCTGGCGTCCTCCCTGGTCTCCACCGTCTCGGCCGCCACATGGTCTCAAAGTGCCGTGGTAAAGGGCAATGACTTTTTCAACGACTTTGACTGGTTCACCGACAAGGACCCAACCAACGGCCTTGTCAACTACCAGTCCCAGGCCAatgctcgagctcagaATCTCTCGTTCGTCGATAAGCAAGGTCACTTTGTCATGGCCGTCTCTACCACTCCCGTCGCGCTTCAAGGCCGGAACAGCGTGAGGATCACGTCCAAAAACAGCTACTCGGACGGTGTTTACGTTCTCAACGTCACCCACGTCCCACTCGGCTGTGCCACCTGGCCTGCCTTCTGGACTGTCACTGAGAACATCGACTCTTGGCCCAACGGAGGCGAAATTGACATTATGGAAAACGCAAATGACCAATACCCTGCCAACCTCGTTTCTGTCCACACCAACACGTCATGTACCATccccaccaccatctctgGCCAATCCGGTACGGTGGCATATTCCAACTGCTCCGCCTATCAGCCTTCCAACCCGGGCTGCCGAGTCGAGACCAACGGCACCTCGACGCCTACCTGGGGTCGTGCCCTCAACCGAGCCGGAGGAGGTATCATCGCCATGGAGCGCTCCTTTGGTACCACGGGCAAAGGTGTTCGCGTCTGGTACTTCCCCAACAACAAGCCTTCCGCCATACCCTCAGATCTCTCGTCATCCAGCACCACACTCAGCACCGATGCATGGCCCACACCTAACGCCTACCTCCCCATCTCTTCCTGTTATGCCGACTTTGAACCGCACAAGATTGTCTTCGACATCACCCTCTGTGGCGACTGGGCTGGCAACTCATATAACCAAAGCGGCTGCAATGCCCAGTACCCTTCTTGCTCGTATCAAGTCGGCTACCGAGGAGAGAGCTTCAACCGCTCCTATTGGGAGGTCGAATCACTCCGTCTCTACACCAAAGGCGGCGACTCGGCCAACGCTGCCATTTCGCCTCAGTCAGTCAACAGCAGCCGTCAGAGTAGCAACAAGCAGAGCACACAATCATCCGCAGACTCGTTGCTCAAACACTCTTGGATTATCCCctcggctgctgcattGGTCGGATCATTTGCATTTGTCGCAGCTTTATAA
- a CDS encoding effector family protein Eff1-5, with product MYLPVKILLWTLPLLNRFRAAAKPVGWDQQLDTNHHYDGFDSSLHGFDWQEHQSVQAWSPNPFDQAETWPVVQSVQQHDARAQQGQRAEYSALDASHELPPRQISWLSRKEQSTDSENSVARHGGYADGDEPRQKHAEMDHLEASPVVASASSGTEERAIRPSTEKTWSFKRLQRLEHLINSRKLKPAPRQLQFIFAAPGGSTESQVRVIEQAKRAAMREWEDSMKTVLGNPFLEFRSAELMDPSKPLLIVAQNAWDVRDRHPLSSSGAFANLPTYSREGRHTHFMYRLTNVVSVQLQKLGWKSTRNRILVYLNSRFNMDYLNNEYFLGKLRFLPIDTHKLTRGLLDKVFSERKRVMLLPPRSEHGLSLVLARHNDDASWLHELQQVTGPLQDARQLVSLWSPILRDKYRTTLVLYGVAQLDARYEHVVLQHLNDIVPSWTGGAWDILYYLEKHEPHAFLTA from the coding sequence ATGTACTTGCCAGTCAAGATCCTGTTGTGGACCTTGCCACTACTCAATCGTTTccgcgcagcagcaaagccagTAGGTTGGGACCAGCAACTCGACACAAATCATCATTATGACGGCTTTGATAGCTCTCTGCATGGATTTGATTGGCAGGAGCACCAATCTGTTCAAGCATGGAGCCCGAACCCGTTCGACCAAGCAGAAACGTGGCCAGTCGTCCAGTCAGTCCAGCAGCACGATGCTAGGGCCCAGCAAGGACAGCGTGCTGAATATTCGGCTCTGGACGCTTCCCATGAGTTACCTCCGAGGCAGATATCTTGGCTAAGCCGTAAGGAGCAGAGCACTGATTCGGAAAATTCGGTTGCTAGACATGGTGGCTATGCAGATGGCGATGAACCTCGTCAGAAGCATGCCGAGATGGACCATCTGGAAGCCTCGCCCGTCGTCGCTTCGGCAAGCTCTGGAACCGAGGAGAGAGCAATTCGGCCATCAACGGAGAAAACTTGGTCATTCAAAAGGCTGCAACGATTGGAACACCTCATCAACTCGAGAAAGCTCAAGCCAGCCCCGCGTCAACTCCAATTTATATTTGCGGCTCCGGGAGGATCAACTGAAAGTCAGGTGCGCGTTATTGAGCAAGCGAAACGTGCAGCGATGAGGGAATGGGAAGACTCTATGAAGACCGTACTCGGCAATCCATTTTTGGAATTCAGAAGTGCAGAATTGATGGATCCGTCAAAACCACTTCTGATCGTCGCCCAAAATGCCTGGGACGTCCGAGACCGCCATCCATTGTCCTCCTCGGGCGCATTTGCAAACTTGCCCACCTACTCCAGGGAAGGACGCCATACGCATTTCATGTACCGGCTGACCAACGTGGTGAGTGTGCAACTTCAGAAGCTGGGATGGAAGTCGACGCGCAATCGAATCCTTGTCTACTTGAACAGTCGATTCAACATGGACTATCTGAACAACGAGTACTTTCTCGGAAAACTTCGATTTCTACCTATCGACACGCACAAGCTCACTCGTGGCTTGCTGGACAAGGTCTTCTCGGAGCGCAAAAGAGTGATGCTCTTACCGCCTCGTTCCGAGCATGGTCtgagcttggtgcttgcACGCCATAACGACGATGCCTCGTGGCTGCATGAGCTTCAACAGGTGACGGGCCCTCTGCAGGATGCCAGGCAGCTTGTCTCGCTTTGGTCTCCCATATTGCGCGACAAGTATCGAACCACGCTGGTGCTGTATGGCGTGGCGCAGTTGGACGCTCGATATGAACATGTGGTTTTGCAACACCTTAATGACATCGTTCCATCCTGGACCGGTGGCGCTTGGGATATATTGTACTACCTTGAAAAACACGAGCCGCATGCATTCTTGACAGCCTGA
- a CDS encoding effector family protein Eff1-6, whose product MLLRLLLSSFCSLIHVVHVRCRPAGSDRFWEIGHSPAIGPGSTSLPNHGAPWISDASSGVTEDRPPSSTGWYDTWFASTPDPNNRFYRTHEPAADVVGHSSSLNPAMDHFGHAPGVYAVHNPDIYDIPISAWNHDRRASAGQSIISVNVPVLESSDPKLNEAHTSFRNPINLRRYMRSDTSLGQNLEIADHPGATTSHRPPLFDSSDWNREDISPRRNERTRSLSAINSDLTYPPLLPFRGIKENENLWKQQMQIVLGSEHLKLSLPKFWSRDAGRLYIGDDGHPPEPTRLYSKQEWAEDSRRRGDSRGHFLNNRYLRTTRISDVNAGEKGQRLYVYLNSHISMEDINKQYFLGELKFLPINVDELSWGGLNRLHFGRKVQFVLPPTTAHDLPLIVDRIEGMKGGGGNGYLTQLTGQEDVRQTVALWSPIIFDGERHTIVLYGVARIKDDQAVAAAVARNLNSLQDKADALGTTFWHTFNLVDVTDEVRRMHK is encoded by the coding sequence ATGTTGCTGCGACTGCTACTGAGTAGCTTCTGTTCTTTAATTCATGTCGTGCACGTGCGATGCAGACCCGCGGGTTCGGATAGATTCTGGGAGATCGGACACTCACCCGCCATCGGCCCGGGATCCACGAGCTTACCAAATCATGGAGCCCCTTGGATCAGTGACGCAAGCTCAGGTGTCACCGAAGACAGGCCGCCTAGCTCGACTGGGTGGTATGACACCTGGTTTGCAAGTACCCCGGATCCCAACAACAGATTTTACCGTACACACGAGCCAGCTGCGGACGTCGTTGGTCATAGCAGCTCTCTCAATCCTGCTATGGATCATTTTGGACACGCGCCAGGTGTGTATGCGGTGCACAACCCCGATATTTACGACATACCGATCTCAGCCTGGAACCACGATCGCCGCGCCAGTGCCGGCCAGTCGATAATATCTGTCAACGTCCCTGTTTTGGAGTCATCCGATCCGAAGCTGAATGAAGCACACACGTCGTTTCGCAATCCGATTAATTTACGTAGATACATGCGCTCCGACACATCGCTTGGTCAGAACCTGGAAATTGCAGATCATCCGGGTGCTACAACGTCACACCGACCGCCCTTGTTCGATTCATCCGACTGGAATCGTGAGGATATCAGTCCGCGACGGAACGAAAGGACTCGCTCACTTTCAGCGATCAATTCTGATCTCACGTATCCCCCTCTCTTGCCATTTCGAGGGATCAAAGAAAACGAGAATCTGTGGAAGCAGCAAATGCAAATTGTGCTTGGGAGCGAACATTTAAAACTTTCACTCCCAAAGTTCTGGTCACGCGACGCAGGCAGACTCTACATCGGAGATGACGGGCACCCGCCCGAACCTACTCGCTTGTACTCCAAGCAAGAATGGGCCGAAGACTCTCGCAGAAGGGGTGATTCAAGAGGGCACTTTCTCAACAATCGGTACTTGAGAACAACGCGGATCTCTGATGTAAACGCGGGCGAGAAAGGCCAACGGCTCTACGTCTATCTAAACAGCCACATCAGCATGGAAGATATTAATAAACAGTACTTCTTAGGAGAGCTGAAATTCCTTCCTATCAATGTGGACGAGCTAAGCTGGGGTGGACTGAACAGGTTGCATTTTGGTCGCAAAGTGCAGTTCGTCTTGCCTCCGACGACGGCGCATGATTTGCCACTGAtcgtcgatcgcatcgaggGGATGAAGGGGGGTGGCGGGAATGGCTACCTGACCCAGCTGACTGGTCAGGAAGACGTTAGACAGACCGTCGCACTCTGGTCACCCATAATATTCGATGGCGAAAGACACACGATAGTCCTGTATGGTGTGGCTCGCATCAAGGATGATCAAGCCGTGGCTGCCGCAGTGGCCCGCAATCTGAACAGTTTGCAGGACAAGGCAGACGCACTGGGTACTACCTTCTGGCACACCTtcaatctcgtcgatgtgACCGACGAGGTTCGTCGCATGCACAAGTAG
- a CDS encoding effector family protein Eff1-7, with translation MPSWLTIVGLTLAASVKSVSSYPAGNEANEGALASPSEVHYHPGLSGSPLSPSNYKLDPDFMDYLWSELGVNDEGQSSHVGPEADTSHDYWPHPHMVDEHFVSTHGSNPFSNFHAPSHHTFQPGQLDAPSVNDLLSGGSAVQLESASGSQPATKPQKVLHVAAAQRQLSIVPAEAQRLEKALLSSHRANTAQATDHGTSSGQVHPPLQDNRETDVSISRAEAAQKASTWFSQHSPIQISSVSSDDRNIQSLGHAQDFESITTTSSDTPNRPGIIKVPQDMARPTVGKKRRRKGKDTLWHRKLPQQIKSLESSTPPFERGLRERVPYMWLDSAAMKNFINTKYFAGKLHWVSQDTLPKSTKNMYRGASLQASRLLPDTGSFPIALKPNQGIIRGIRMTTHGGKFAHAPHTQDQTFDKSRVLYSFWGVPEGRKGLSQGPIFNYGTGYIELSDFDDVDAHLEKLKADLKKITEVVSEKGGQVTEGSRVHI, from the coding sequence ATGCCCTCCTGGTTGACAATCGTAGGGCTGACACTCGCTGCCTCTGTGAAGAGTGTATCCTCGTATCCAGCTGGCAATGAAGCTAATGAAGGGGCGCTTGCGTCGCCTAGCGAAGTACATTACCATCCTGGGCTTTCTGGCTCACCTCTTTCGCCTTCGAACTACAAATTGGATCCGGATTTCATGGATTACCTTTGGTCCGAGCTCGGAGTGAACGATGAAGGCCAGTCGTCCCACGTTGGCCCAGAAGCTGATACCAGCCATGACTACTGGCCACATCCTCACATGGTCGACGAGCATTTCGTTTCGACACACGGAAGTAACCCCTTTTCAAACTTTCATGCTCCCAGCCACCACACGTTTCAACCCGGCCAATTAGACGCGCCATCTGTAAATGACCTGCTCTCAGGCGGAAGCGCTGTTCAGCTGGAGAGCGCGTCGGGATCGCAGCCAGCAACGAAGCCGCAAAAAGTGTTGCATGTCGCCGCAGCGCAGAGACAACTCTCTATTGTGCCTGCGGAAGCACAAAGGCTTGAGAAAGCGCTCTTGAGCTCCCATCGAGCGAATACTGCCCAAGCCACTGATCATGGCACAAGTTCTGGCCAGGTGCACCCTCCTCTACAAGATAACAGAGAGACTGATGTAAGCATCTCCAGAGCCGAAGCGGCCCAAAAAGCAAGCACTTGGTTCTCACAGCACAGCCCGATTCAAATATCTTCAGTGTCGAGCGATGATCGAAACATTCAATCTCTGGGGCATGCACAAGACTTCGAGTCAATCACCACTACATCCTCAGACACGCCGAATCGTCCCGGAATCATTAAAGTGCCTCAAGATATGGCGAGGCCCACAGTCGGAAAGAAGCGTCGTCGCAAAGGGAAGGATACGCTGTGGCATCGCAAATTGCCTCAGCAGATAAAATCCTTGGAGAGCTCCACGCCTCCCTTCGAACGAGGACTACGGGAGCGTGTTCCTTACATGTGGCTCGACTCAGCAGCGATGAAAAATTTCATCAATACCAAGTATTTTGCTGGAAAGCTGCATTGGGTGAGCCAGGACACGTTGCCGAAATCAACAAAGAACATGTATCGAGGTGCATCCCTTCAGGCTAgtcgtcttcttcctgACACGGGATCCTTCCCCATCGCACTTAAGCCAAATCAAGGTATCATCAGAGGTATTAGGATGACGACACACGGAGGAAAATTTGCCCATGCCCCCCACACACAGGATCAGACTTTTGACAAGAGTCGCGTGCTTTACAGCTTCTGGGGAGTACCCGAGGGTAGGAAAGGCTTGTCTCAAGGTCCTATTTTTAACTACGGAACGGGATACATCGAGTTGTCTGATTTTGATGATGTAGACGCGCACCTCGAAAAGCTCAAAGCAGACTTGAAGAAGATCACAGAAGTGGTCTCAGAGAAAGGAGGCCAAGTGACCGAAGGGTCTCGAGTGCACATCTAG
- a CDS encoding effector family protein Eff1-8, producing MLSSLRLRVVALLLTVLIVAASSGNVGEREDEATAVNPGKRPQIPVSLTTIPTSPQYEFDPDLLRSLLSDLESEPSSHDTTTSQTTGQLHPWQPFHASENAPALWHHADGPSSLSQPEQHGYRYFTPDEHQVGSSRARDSVSDPYHHSKTEESASKRTKSLERVADAVGSFQTSTRPGEPRVLSNIIQQYTQEDASPESEKQALTHDIEYTFSTPNREGQGQTLPPSTESPSSVDFSSATTEARKAKKKSPSYSEPTTYQDNGYRPSWTSSVPNELRNIPTTASPSLRNPDHRHVYEQIDNENIREIINNQVFAGKLQWIDRKTVPYKKFRTYRTRSLLPTRVLPMPDIPKIQLPEGQGSIKSIRVTFHGGVNHVQAPWPEGHPLNGQKYLTFWGISEGKLPHAPGLVQNYGIAYLEMRHHPEVNERLRLLKKMIAEKASEAAHLHG from the coding sequence ATGCTTTCAAGTTTGCGCCTGAGGGTTGTCGCCTTGCTTCTGACTGTACTTATTGTCGCTGCTTCGTCAGGCAATGTAGGCGAACGCGAAGATGAAGCCACTGCTGTGAACCCCGGTAAAAGGCCTCAAATCCCAGTATCTCTCACCACTATTCCGACCTCACCACAGTACGAGTTCGACCCAGATTTGTTGAGGTCTCTTCTGTCCGACCTCGAATCAGAGCCTTCGAGTCATGACACTACTACATCGCAAACCACCGGACAACTTCATCCTTGGCAGCCTTTCCATGCTTCAGAGAATGCGCCGGCACTGTGGCATCATGCGGACGGACCTTCAAGTCTTTCTCAGCCGGAACAACATGGTTATCGATATTTCACGCCAGACGAGCATCAAGTAGGCAGCAGCCGGGCCCGGGACAGTGTTTCCGACCCATACCATCACTCAAAAACTGAGGAGTCAGCGTCCAAACGGACAAAATCGCTGGAACGAGTCGCCGATGCCGTCGGAAGTTTTCAGACAAGCACTAGGCCCGGAGAACCTCGAGTGCTCAGCAACATCATACAACAGTATACTCAGGAAGATGCGTCGCCGGAAAGCGAGAAACAGGCACTCACGCACGATATAGAGTATACATTTTCCACCCCGAACCGAGAAGGTCAAGGTCAAACCTTGCCTCCTAGCACTGAATCTCCATCCAGCGTCGACTTCTCTTCAGCCACAACGGAGGCACGAaaagccaagaagaagtCACCATCTTATTCTGAGCCCACTACCTACCAAGATAATGGTTATCGTCCATCGTGGACCTCTTCTGTGCCCAACGAATTAAGAAACATCCCAACGACCGCCTCTCCTTCGCTCAGAAATCCGGATCATCGCCATGTTTACGAGCAAATCGATAACGAAAATATCCGGGAAATCATCAACAATCAGGTATTTGCTGGCAAGCTACAATGGATCGATCGAAAGACGGTGCCATACAAGAAGTTCCGGACTTACAGGACACGCTCGCTTCTCCCAACACGTGTACTTCCAATGCCGGATATCCCCAAGATACAGCTTCCGGAAGGCCAAGGAAGTATAAAAAGTATCAGGGTGACTTTTCATGGTGGCGTCAACCATGTGCAGGCGCCATGGCCGGAAGGCCATCCATTGAATGGGCAGAAATACCTCACATTCTGGGGTATTTCAGAAGGAAAGCTTCCTCATGCGCCCGGGCTGGTGCAGAACTACGGAATCGCCTACCTGGAAATGCGACACCATCCTGAAGTCAACGAACGCTTAAGGTTATTGAAGAAAATGATCGCTGAGAAAGCAAGTGAAGCAGCACATCTGCATGGCTAG